From a region of the Salvelinus namaycush isolate Seneca chromosome 40, SaNama_1.0, whole genome shotgun sequence genome:
- the LOC120033468 gene encoding basic proline-rich protein-like — protein sequence MGTESVAASVHVAFQPCIPMQPCPAMPPIQSLPNHSPGSPSPNHSPGSHSPNHSPGSPSPNHSPGSPSPNHSPGSPSPNHSPGSPSPNHSPGSPSPNHSPGSPSPNHSPGIPSPNHSPGSPSPNPSPGSPSPNHSPGSPSPNPSPGSPSPNHSPGSPSPNHSPGSPSPNHSPGSPSPNPSPGSPSPNPSPGSPSPNHSPGRPSPNHSPGSPSPNPSPGSPSPNPSPGSPSPNHSPGSPSPNPSPGSPSPNHSPGSPSPNPSPGSPSPNHSPGIPSPNHSPGSPSPNPSPGSPSPNHSPGSPSPNPSPGSPSPNHSPGSPSPNHSPGSPSPNHSPGSPSPNPSPGSPSPNPSPGSPSPNHSPGRPSPNHSPGSPSPNPSPGSPSPNHSPGSPSPNHSPGSPSPNPSPGSPSPNTSPGSPSPNPSPGSPSPNHSPGSPSPNPSPGSPSPNTSPGSPSPNHSPGSPSPNHSPGSPSPNHSPGSPSPNPSPGSPSPNHSPGSPSPNHSPGSPSPNHSPGSPSPNHSPGSPSPNHSLRTKLPYFMTGG from the coding sequence TCCCTCCCCAACCACTCTCCTGGAAGCCCCTCACCCAACCACTCTCCTGGAAGCCACTCACCCAACCACTCTCCTGGAAGCCCCTCACCCAACCACTCTCCTGGAAGCCCCTCACCCAACCACTCTCCTGGAAGCCCCTCACCCAACCACTCTCCTGGAAGCCCCTCACCCAACCACTCTCCTGGAAGCCCCTCTCCCAACCACTCTCCTGGAAGCCCCTCACCCAACCACTCTCCTGGAATCCCCTCACCCAACCACTCTCCTGGAAGCCCCTCTCCCAACCCCTCTCCTGGAAGCCCCTCACCCAACCACTCTCCTGGAAGCCCCTCTCCCAACCCCTCTCCTGGAAGCCCCTCACCCAACCACTCTCCTGGAAGCCCCTCACCCAACCACTCTCCTGGAAGCCCCTCACCCAACCACTCTCCTGGAAGCCCCTCACCCAACCCCTCTCCTGGAAGCCCTTCACCCAACCCCTCTCCTGGAAGCCCCTCACCCAACCACTCTCCTGGAAGACCCTCACCCAACCACTCTCCTGGAAGCCCCTCACCCAACCCCTCTCCTGGAAGCCCCTCACCCAACCCCTCTCCTGGAAGCCCCTCACCCAACCACTCTCCTGGAAGCCCCTCACCCAACCCCTCTCCTGGAAGTCCCTCACCCAACCACTCTCCTGGAAGCCCCTCTCCCAACCCCTCTCCTGGAAGCCCCTCACCCAACCACTCTCCTGGAATCCCCTCACCCAACCACTCTCCTGGAAGCCCCTCTCCCAACCCCTCTCCTGGAAGCCCCTCACCCAACCACTCTCCTGGAAGCCCCTCTCCCAACCCCTCTCCTGGAAGCCCCTCACCCAACCACTCTCCTGGAAGCCCCTCACCCAACCACTCTCCTGGAAGCCCCTCACCCAACCACTCTCCTGGAAGCCCCTCACCCAACCCCTCTCCTGGAAGCCCTTCACCCAACCCCTCTCCTGGAAGCCCCTCACCCAACCACTCTCCTGGAAGACCCTCACCCAACCACTCTCCTGGAAGCCCCTCACCCAACCCCTCTCCTGGAAGCCCCTCACCCAACCACTCTCCTGGAAGCCCCTCACCCAACCACTCTCCTGGAAGCCCCTCACCCAACCCCTCTCCTGGAAGTCCCTCACCCAACACCTCTCCTGGAAGCCCCTCACCCAACCCCTCTCCTGGAAGCCCCTCACCCAACCACTCTCCTGGAAGCCCCTCACCCAACCCCTCTCCTGGAAGTCCCTCACCCAACACCTCTCCTGGAAGCCCCTCACCCAACCACTCTCCTGGAAGCCCCTCACCCAACCACTCTCCTGGAAGCCCCTCACCCAACCACTCTCCTGGAAGCCCCTCACCTAACCCCTCTCCTGGAAGCCCCTCACCCAACCACTCTCCTGGAAGCCCCTCACCCAACCACTCTCCTGGAAGCCCCTCACCCAACCACTCTCCTGGAAGCCCCTCACCCAACCACTCTCCTGGAAGCCCCTCACCCAACCACTCTCTGAGAACCAAACTCCCATATTTTATGACAGGAGGCTGA